The sequence TACTACTGTCTCAACTTTTCTATATAAGTCAGCCCGATGTATTTTAATTTACTAACTCAGATTCGTTGTTTTCCTTTAAATAAAGGACTCTGTTGATTGCATTTAAGTATGCCTTTGCAGACGCCTCAATAACATCCTGTGCGAGACCGCGGCCGCTTGTGTCCATATCCGCACAACGCATTTTTACAAATACTTGGGCAAGGGCATCTCTGCCGCCGCCAACAGATTGAATTCGATAATCTAATAAGTTGACTGATTCATCAACCATTTTCTCTAAAGTGTTGTATACGGCTTCTACACTGCCTTTAGCAGAACCTGTTTCCGTAATATTTTCATTATTATTAGTTAGGGTAATGGTTGCCGTATGTTCATTTTCATTACTTTGAACAGAAACATTCACTAACTGATAATATTGATCATCTTTAGAGATTTTGTTTTCTAAAACAAGTGCAACTAAATCGTCATCTGTCATTTCTTTTTTGCGATCCGCCAAGTCTTTAAAGGCAGCAAATAATTCATTTACTTCGTCTTCTTCGATAACAAAGCCTAGTTCTTCTAAGCGATTTGTAAAAGCATGACGTCCTGAATGTTTACCAAGAACTAAGTTATTTGAGGAGAATCCAACTAATTCAGGTGAAATAATCTCATAGGTTGATTTTTCCTTTAATACTCCATCTTGGTGAATTCCAGATTCATGAGCAAAGGCGTTCGCACCAACAACAGCTTTGTTTGCTGGAACAACCATCCCCGTTAATTTGCTGACAATCGTACTTGTACGGCTGATTTCCTGTAACACAAGACGTGTATCCGCTTTGTAATAATCATTTCTGATTCGAAGCGCTAAAGCTACTTCTTCTAAAGCTGTATTTCCGGCACGCTCACCAATTCCGTTGATTGTACCTTCGACTTGTGTTGCCCCATTTTCTACCGCAGCCAATGAGTTGGCAACAGCCATTCCTAAATCATCATGACAGTGAGTAGATAAATCTACTTTATCAATAGAAGGAACATTTTGTTTTAAGTATTTAAAAATTTGACCATAATCATAAGGTGTGCCATATCCAACGGTATCAGGAATGTTTATAACATTTGCACCAGCTTGGATCACTTTCTCAACAATCTCTGCTAAAAAGTCTAACTCTGTTCTGCTTGCATCTTCAGCAGACCATTGAACAACCGGAAACTTTGCTGCTGCATATTTCACAGCCGCTACAGACTGTTCAACCACTTGTTCTTTAGACATTTTTAACTTATATTCACGGTGAATGGGCGAAGTTGCTAAGAAGATATGAAGTCTTGGGTTTACCCCATCCTTTAACGCTTCCCATGCAATGTCCATATCTTTTTGTGTACAACGGGCTAAGCCTGTTACTGTACTATTTTTGACACTTTGGGCGATCTTTTGAACAGCTGCTGCATCACCTTTTGAGGCGGCTGGAAAGCCCGCCTCAATAACATCTACATTTAAACGTTCTAATTGTTTAGCGATTTCTAGTTTTTCGGAAAAATTAAGATTAACCCCTGGTGTCTGTTCCCCATCTCGAAGTGTCGTGTCATAAATCTTAATTCTTTGCACTACCCACCACTTCTTTCTGTTTAGCGTCGTTGACGAATGGCATCATTTTTCTTAACTCACGGCCAACCACTTCAATTTGGTGTTCATTTTCACGATTTTTAATTGCCGTGTACATTGGACGATTTGCTTGGTTTTCTGAGATCCAACCTTTTGCAAATTTACCATCTTGAATGTCTTTAAGAACTTCTTTCATTGTTTCTTTAACTCTTGCATCTACAACGCGTGGTCCACTTACAAAGTCTCCCCATTCTGCTGTATCAGAAATAGAGTAGCGCATGTTTTCCATTCCGCCTTCATAAATTAGGTCAACGATTAATTTCATTTCATGTAAACATTCGAAGTAAGCAACTTCTGGTTGGTAGCCAGCTTCAACAAGTGTTTCAAAACCAGCTTTAATTAAAGATGTTAATCCACCGCAAAGAACTGCTTGCTCACCGAATAGATCTGTTTCAGTTTCTTCTTTAAATGTTGTTTCAATTGCTCCAGCACGTAAAGAACCGATTGCCTTTGCGTAAGCTAATGCTAATTCTTGTGCTTTTCCAGTAACATCTTGATAGATAGCGAAAATAGCTGGTACTCCAGCACCTTCAGTGTAAGTTCTTCTTACTAAGTGTCCTGGTCCTTTAGGAGCTACTAATAGAACATCACTGTCTGCTGGTGGTACGATTTGGTTAAAGTGAACGTTGAATCCATGAGCAAACATTAACGCTTGACCTTTAAGATTTGGTTCAATTTCTTCCTTATAAACTTTAGCTTGTTGTTCGTCTGGTAAAAGGATCATAACTACATCCGCTTTTGCTGTTGCTTCACCAACTGATAATACTTCAAAACCAGCTTCTACTGCACGATCCCATGAACGACCTTTACGAAGACCGATAATAACATTAACTCCGCTTTCCTTCATATTTAAAGAGTGTGCATGACCTTGTGAGCCATATCCAATCACTGCTACTGTTTTCCCATTTAAAAATTCTGCGTTTGCATCTCCGTTATAGTACATTTTTGCCATTGTTAAAAACCCCTTCTCTTATCATAGTTTTATATATTTTTAGAATTATTTATACAATCATTTCTTAGATTACCTATTTGGAGATATTATTAATACTTTGCCAAGTAGGAATAGGAAACGATGTGTTATACAATATTAAGTTTCTGAGTGCCATGGATTTGCATTCCTCTTGGAAATGCAGTTGTACCAGTTCTTGCCATTTCTTTAATTCCAAATGGTTTAATCAATTCAATAAAGGCTTCAATTTTATCAGTTTCACCTGTAATTTGGATCACAATGCTATCTTTACTTACATCAACAATTGATGCCCGAAACGGTTCAATCAATGAATAAATTTCATTCCGTGTATTCGGTAAAGTTTGAACTTTAATGAGTGCCAACTCACGGGATACAATCGATTGATCGGTGATATCAATCACCTTTAAGACATCGACTTGTTTGTTTAATTGCTTTGTAATTTGCTCAATAATGTTCTCATTTTCTACTTGAACAACACAGGTAATTCTAGAAACACCTTCATGTTCTGTAGGCCCTACCGAAATACTGTCAATATTATAATTTCTTTTTGAAAATAAATTGGTAATTCGGTTCAGCACGCCTGGTTGATTAAGAACGGTTAAACTAATAATTCTTTTAATCATTTGGCTTAACACCTTCCATCTCATGTAGTCCTTTTCCTGGTGCGATCATTGGATATACACATTCTTTAGGTTCAACTCTAAAATCTAGTAAAACAGGCTCATCGTTGTGTAGTACTTCGTTTAAAATCGTATCTGCCTCTTCATTCGTGTTGATTTGATAGCCTTTAATTCCATATGCCTCCGCTAATTTCACGAAATCCGGCTGACTAGGAATCAAGCTATGTGAGTAGCGTTCTTCATAGAATAACTCCTGCCACTGTCTAACCATTCCAAGTGATTGGTTATTAATGATTACCATTTTGATTGGCAATTTGTGTTCACTAATTACTTGTAGTTCTTGTAAACACATTTGGAACCCGCCATCACCTGAGAACATAACAACTGTCTCATCCGGAGCCGCAAGCTGAGCTCCAATACTTGCTGGGAGCCCAAAGCCCATTGTACCAAGACCACCAGATGTTACCCATTTATCCGCTTTGTTGAAACGGTAATATTGTGCAGCCCACATTTGGTGCTGACCGACATCTGTTACAACAATCGCTTCACCGTTCGTTTTTTCATAAATCATTTCAAAAACTTTTTGCGGCTTGATATATCCTAAATCTGAATTTTCATTATAGAAGTAAGGATACTCTTTATTCCATTGATTGATTTGTTCCACCCACTCTTGATGTACAGGAGGTTTTCCGTCTTGACTAATTAATTGTTTCAACGCTTCTTTTGCATCTGCTACAACTGGAATGGTCGTTGGGATATTTTTCCCAATTTCAGCTGGGTCAATATCAATGTGAGCCACCGTTGCATTTGGTGCAAAGTGTTTTAGATTTCCTGTTAATCGGTCATCAAATCGAGCACCGATATTAATTAGAAGATCTGCTTCATACATCGCCATGTTTGCGGCGTAACAACCGTGCATTCCACCTAGACCGATAAATAATTCGTGATCCGCTGGGAAACCGCCTAAGCCAAGCAATGTGTGAACAACCGGAATTTGTTGTTGTTCTACATAATTTTTCAATTCTTCTGTCGCTTTTGAGTGAAGAACACCTGCACCTGCTAAGATAACAGGCTTTTTCGCCGAGCTTACCGCTTCAGTTAACTTACGGATTTGTAAATAATTAGGAACAGTCTTTGGTTGATAACCTGGAAGATTCACTTCTTGATCATCTTCCTTATAATTAACCTTACCGGTTGCAATATCTTTCGGAAAATCAATTAATACCGGACCCGGACGACCTGATGAAGCAATATAAAATGCCTCTTTAATAATTCGAGGGATATCTTCAATGTTACGCACCTGATAATTATGCTTCGTAATCGGTGTTGTAATTCCTAGAACATCCGCTTCTTGGAATGCATCTGATCCGATTAAACTAGTAGCAACCTGGCCTGTGAAGATTACCATTGGTAGTGAATCCATCATTGCATCCGCAATTCCCGTTACCAAATTAGTTGCTCCTGGTCCAGATGTCGCAATCACCACTCCTGGTTTACCAGTAATTCGTGCATAACCCTCTGCCGCATGAATTCCACCTTGTTCATGACGTGGTAAAATATGGCGAATCTTCGTATCATAGATTGAATCATATATAGGTAAAACAGCACCACCTGGGTAACCAAAAATAACTTCTACATTTTCTCTTTCCAACGCCTTAATAAATAGTTCAGCCCCACTAACCACTTGTTGCTGGTTTTCAGTGTTGGTCAAGGCAGTTTTCTGCAACATGGATTATACCTCCTCTTTAATAGAAATGCGCAAGCGCCTTCGGAACAAAAACCCTTTTGTTCCTGCGAAGCACCTCAAGGAAACTTTCCTTGATGCTAGCTCCGTCAGCATAAGACGAGTAGGCTAGAAGTTTGTTTCTCACCTTCTAGACCGATTGACTTATGACCCAAGAAGAGTCAGGCGCTGAGCAAAACTTTTGAAAAATATAAAAAGCCCTTTCATCCCTAATCAGCCAGTTTAATAGCTAAGGGATGAAAAGGCTTTGAGAACCTGTTCCACGGTACCACCCTCGTTTACGCAAAAAGCGTACACTCAAGAACAACTTAGTTGTTCGTTTTGGTAACGAGTGTCGTACACTCGGCTTATCTTAATAAACAAATTGTTGTTCAGATAAGCATTCAGAGGTGAGTTCATTTAATACGCGATTCACCGGTTCCCAGCTACCCCGGCTCTCTTGGCAATCAAACGTAAGAAATTACTTGTCCTCTTCATCACTTTTTCTTAATAGTAAGTATATGTCCAGAAAGAATAATAATGTTTTAAATTTTCAAGCGAATTTGTTTGAAGGTCGCTTTGAAATTTGGATTAACTTGTTTGTTGAAATCATCTTACGCTTAATTTTCAAAGTAGTCAAGGCCAAACAAAAAAATTATTTAAAATAGACAGAAATCACAAACTGTTGTATCCGTTTACATTCTGGTAGTATCAATGTTTGGATAACTATAAATTTTTTATTATTTTTTAAAAAAGTTTGGATGTTATGGATACAATCATGATTTTTAGACAAAAAAATAACTCACCCAAAAAGTTAGGTGAGTTTATATACTGATATGTATGATGGCGTCCCAGGAGAGATTCGAACTCCCGACCGTACGCTTAGAAGGCGTATGCTCTATCCAGCTGAGCTACTGGGACATTTTTTCAAGAACCAAGAACAATAATTATTATATTTCCTTTAGATTAGATTGTCAACTGTTATTGAAATATTTTAATCCAATAGGTCCTTTCTCTACCGTTTATTCTTGGTAGAGAAAGGTTTGTGTTAATCCTGGTAGTTCACCTTTTTCAAGGTCAAAAATATGAAGTTGGTATTCTTTTTCACCCATATCCAGGATTACATAAGTTTTTTCTATTCTTCCACGCGGCAACCGAATACTTCCTGGATTGATAAAGAGGATTCCTCGATCCATTTCAGCACCTAAATAATGAGAATGACCAAAGCAAACAATGTTAGCTCCGACTTCTTTCGCTTTGTAGGCAATGTTCATGAGGTTCGACTTTACAGAATACTTGTGTCCATGAGTAATAAAAATCGTCTTATTACCGACATTTTCCAAAATTTCCTCTAAAAGTCTTTCATCAAAATCACAATTTCCTCCCACAACGACATAATTTTTCATTGCAGGATGATCAGGTTCTAATTCGGAATCCCCACAATGAATGAATAATTGAACTTCATTCTGGTGTTTTTCGTATATTTTTTCCAGTTCACTCGTTAAGCCATGACTATCACTAACAATTAGGACCTTCATTTTTGATATCCTTTCTAGAAATCATTTCTTAAGGCTCTTTTCTCAGACATTGTTGCTTATAGTATAAAAACTTAGTTTTTTACTGTGTATCAAGGTTTATCAGAAGAGAAAAGAGCTGCAAACTGAATTCAAAGCCAGGCAAAAGCTATGTCCACGTTAAAATTGGCCTTTAAATTTTAACAACAAACTTTACGAAATCAGCTTTTCTTAAAAAGTTCAGTTAGCTGTGTTTCCAATTTTTTCATCGCAACTGCCCGATGACTGATTTGATTTTTCTCTTCCGGGGTTAGCTCAGCCATTGATTTTTCCATAGATGACACATAAAAGATCGGATCGTATCCGAAACCGTTTGTCCCTCTTCTTTCAAAGAGGATCACCCCTTCACAAGTTCCATTGACGATTATTGTAGGCTTTCCTGGTTGAGCTACTGCAATCGCACAATAAAACCTGGCACCACGGTCTTTTTCTGGAACTTCCGCCATTTCCTTTAGTACTTTATCATTATTGGCCTCATCGTTCTTATCTTCTCCTGCATAACGCGCAGAATAAACACCAGGCCTGCCATCAAGTGCATCAATCACCACACCTGAATCATCTGCGATTACGACTTCATTAAACTTTTTACAAATGGCCTCCGCTTTTAAAATTGCATTTTCTTCAAATGTTTCACCTGTTTCCTCGACATCATCAATCGCCGGGAAATCCAACAGTGTTTTAACTTCTACACCATATGGTCCCAATATCTTTTGAAAGTCTTTTGCCTTTCCGGCATTTTTAGTTGCGATGATCACGCTTTTCATGTTGAATCTCCTTTAATAGTGGTTGGTTAGTTGGCTAGTTAGTTAGGCTTTAACTTTTCTAACCAACTAAAAGCTACCAACTAGCAGTTAATACAAAAAGAACAAGAGTCGGCATCCCTGCCCACCCTTTCGAATTGATCTTTTTATATTATATCAAAAAACTGTTAATAACTACCAGTGTTTACTTTTTCCGGACGTGAGACTGGTTCCGTTATTTTTTTGCCCTCTTCATCCATTAGTTCCGCTTTACCATTTACTGTCACTGCTACACTTTCAATACCAGGTTGTTCTGTTAAAGATAGGACAAGTGTATTTAATACATGTTCAGAAATCTTCTTTTCCTCAAAACTACTATAAATGGATTCATCGAAATTAAGTGTTACTTGGCCATCTTCTACCTTTGCCTCGTCTATTAATTTAGCCTCTGATCTAAATTCATTTAATAGATTTGAGGAAACGCCAGGACCATCAATAAGCTCGTTCACAGCAGCTGTAATATTGTCGTCGATGGAATTACTCACACGTTTTGTAACAGGAACATAATAATAACTATCCTTCTCTCCGCCAATAAAATAAACCGTAACTGGTTTTGTATTGGTTAAGTCTGCAACATGTGATGTATCCAAGTTAATCCCATCTTTTCTAGATAACTCGGTATTAATCGGTGTTCCATTTACGGGCATTTCTTCAAGCGGATGCCCGTTCAGTTGCAATTTAACCTTATCTATTGAATCAAACTGAGTTAACGTCCATGTGATGGATTGAAGAATTTTCTCCTCATCCTCTGCTTGATACTCTTTAAATTCATTTGAAAAATCAACCGTCGCTACCTTATCCTTCACATTGACACTTAACTTTGTATCCGCAGGGATCACGGCTTGGAATCCATTTGGAAGCATTTCCGTTATAGGTCCATTTTTCACCAGATATTCCAGTGCAAGTGTAGCAATCGATTCTGTTTTTGGCAAATCAATTGTTTGCGGCACAACATAGCCATTTTTATCAATCAAATAAAGTTCTGTTTTAATTGTTTCCTCAACGGCTTTTTCATCTGTTTCCTTTGTCACTTCTTCTTCAGCCTCTTGTTCTGTCACTTCCACGTCTTCGTCCGTATAAGTTACATCTTGAGGCGGATCAATTTTTACCGCTTTATCATCTCCACCTATAAGCCCACAACCGGATAAAAATAAAGCTGTACCTACAACACATAATGCTAATGTAATCTTATATTTTGACTTAGGCATAATAAATCCCTCCAAAGACAGTTTGTACTTCATATATACGAGCTGTTTATAAAAATTAGACCGTCTTTGGACAAAAATATGTAATAGCCAAAAAATAGAACCTCACTACCATCCTGAGATTCTTAAGATAATTTAATAGATACCACTTTTTCCGTTGGTTCTTCTAGCCAGTCTGAAGCAATTTTTGAGAACATTTTTTTCGATCCTGTTGTATAAAAAATATGTTCTGCATCTGATTCTCTATCCTCTATGTTTAATAAGCCACTATGGAAAAGAATTGTACTAACCTCTCTTGCTGTTTCTTCCCCTGAGCTTATCACTTTCACACTATTGCCCATCACATTTTGGATGACGGGTTCTAATAACGGGTAATGCGTGCAACCTAGAATTAATGTATCAAGTCCTTTATCCTTGAGGGGATGTAAGGTTTCCGCTACAATTTTTTCCGCCACATGGCCCGCATACTCCCCACTTTCTACAAGGGGAACAAATTTAGGGCAAGCCAACGATGCCACTTTTGCTCTTTTATTGATTTGTTTCAATGCTTTTTCATAGGCAGCACTTTTGACTGTACCTACCGTGCCAATAACACCAATTTGGCGATTTCGCGTAGCCTTAATCGCAGCCCTTGCCCCAGGATGAATCACTCCAAGAACGGGAATAGATAGTTCATGTCTGATTTCATCAAGTACAACGGCGGTTGCGGTGTTACAGGCAATGACTAACATTTTAATATTCTTTTCTAGCAAAAACTTCGTCATCTGCCATGTAAAAGCTTTTACTTCTTCCACAGGCCGCGGCCCATATGGACAGCGGGCTGTATCACCTAAATAGATAATTTGTTCGTTTGGCAGCTGGCGCATAATTTCCTTAGCGACCGTTAAACCACCTACGCCCGAATCAATAACTCCAATTGGTCTTTTCAAGCTTACCTTCTCCTACTACTATAAGATACAAAATTGCCCTTCCTATTTTCTATCTTTTTTATATATAATTCAAGAACAATTATATTACATATACATTTCTAATTGTAGTAAGCCCGAAAAGTATTTAACTGGTATCCTGTAAACAGGATACCAGTTAATTCTAAAGCTTTAGCTCTCCCATACGAAGGAGCTCAATAACTGCTTGAGAACGCCCCTTTACGCCTAATTTTTGCATGGCATTTGAAATGTGGTTTCGAACTGTTTTCTCGCTGATAAATAATTCTCCCGCGATTTCTTTTGTTGTTTTATCTTGTACTAACAGTTCAAAGACTTCTCTCTCCCGTTTGGTGAGTAATGGCTTGTGAGTATAATCATTCTCCTTCAAGTATTGTAACCCTCCTTGCCTCTGCCAGCTATAAACTGCGGGATGGGTATATATTTAGTCACGATATCTTATGTGAGAATCGCTGTTATAGTGACTATCTTTATCAAGGTTTGAGTAAAATGGGTATTTGTCATTAATTATAAGGCTTAACAGGCTGTAAGACCCTACCTCAAGACTCTAAGTATTATTAAAAGATAGGTGGGAGATCAACTGCTGAAATAAAATTTATCTTTGGGCTTTAGCCATTAGATAAATCAATCAGGCATTGCGTGACTCCCCCTCAGTAGGTGATGTTAGAAAATCCACTGATGGAAGTTTCCCTTTATAGGTATATCAAAAACAGTCTTATCAAAGAGGCATGTTCAATGGTAAACTAGTATTAATTACAGAGAGGTGAATTCAATTGATAACTGAAGCTAAAACCGTCTTACAGGAATATTTTGGGTACAGCGATTTTAGAAAAGGACAGGAGGAGATCATCGGAAACATTTTTAATCGAAAAAACACACTTGGTATTTTGCCAACAGGTGGTGGAAAATCGCTCTGTTTTCAAATCCCAGCTCTTCAATTCCCAGGAACTACAATCGTTATTTCCCCGCTCATTTCACTTATGAAAGACCAAGTGGATGCTTTAACCGCTTCTGATATTCCAGCTACTTTTATTAATAGCTCCATCAATCAAGCAGAACTCAATGATCGAATTACCCGTATTCGACAAGGTGCTTTCAAACTTGTATATGTAGCTCCCGAACGTTTTGATTCTGATTATTTTGTTGATGTGTTAAATTCAATCGACATCCCTTTAATCGCCTTTGATGAGGCGCATTGTATCTCACAATGGGGACATGATTTTAGACCAAGCTACCGCTCGATTGTCACTTCCTTACAGAAAATAAATCAAAACCCTGTGATTGTTGCATTAACCGCCACAGCCACTGCCAATGTGGCACAAGATATCCAGACATTATTGCAAATCCATTCTGACGATACATTTCAAACAGGATTTGCCCGTGAAAATTTATCCTTTCACGTGATGAAAGGCGTAAATAAGCGGGACTTTATTGTGAACTATCTTCGTCAGCATCCGAAACAATCTGGAATTATATATACTTCTAGTCGAAAAGAAACAGATGGATTGTATAACTTTTTATCACTCCAAGGCTTTTCAGCCGCAAAATATCATGCCGGCCTTCGGGAAGAAGAGCGTAAAGATGCCCAAGATCAATTTGTCTATGATGAAAAGGAAATCATGATTGCGACAAATGCCTTTGGGATGGGGATTGATAAATCCAATGTTCGATTTGTTATTCATTATAATTTACCGAAAAATATTGAAGCCTATTACCAGGAAGCAGGACGGGCAGGACGGGATGGAGAAGAAAGTGAATGCTATTTGTTATTCTCCAAACAGGATATTCAATTACAAAAGTTTTTGATCGAAGAAAGTCATCTTAATTATGAAAAGCGAGAACAAGAATATCATAAACTGAATCAAATGGTCAGATACTGCCATACAGAGGAGTGTCTTCAATCATATATTATTCATTACTTTGATGAAAACAGCCCTGAAATGACTTGTCGTAAATGCAGTAATTGTCTCGATCATCGGGAAAAAGTGGACATCACCCGTGAAGCGCAAATGATTTTTTCTTGCTGTAAACGGATGGGAGAACGATTTGGCGCTACATTAATTGCACAAGTGTTAAAAGGTTCAAATCAAAAAAGAATCCGCGAACTAGGATTTCAAGAACTATCAACCTATGGCTTATTACGAACGTATAGAGAAAAAGATATTGTAGATATGATTAATTATCTGCTTTCAGAAGATTATCTGCTTTTAACAGACGGAAAATATCCAGTTATTAAAATTGCCCCAAAAGCCGTCGCTGTTCTTAAAGGAGAAGAAACCGTCTCGATGAAAAAGTCTGTTACACCTGTTATCGAGTCAAATGCACAGGAGGAAAATCAAGACTTATTTGAAACTCTTCGCCTTCTTCGAAAACAAATTGCAGCTGAGGAAGGGGTACCACCTTTTATCATTTTCTCTGATACAACCCTTAAAGAAATGAGTCGATATTTTCCAGTTGATGAAGCTTCGATGCTCGGCATAAAGGGTGTTGGTCAAGCGAAGTTTTCTAAATACGGGCAAGCCTTTATTGATAAAATAAAGGAATTTGTTGAAACACATCAAATTCAAGTTGCTCCTATCCAAATTTCAAGAGACGATGATAGAGACAATAGCCAGCCAAGTCACCTCATTTCCTACGAGTGGTATATTAACGGAAAAACGATAGAGGAAATCGCCAAGGAACGAAAGTTATCAAAAATAACGATTCAAAAACATATTCTACGAAGTGCTGAAGAAGGTCATGAATTAAATTGGGACGAAATTTTTAATAAAGATACAGAGATTAAAGTTTTAGAAATCCTCAGTGAAATGGAAACCGACAAACTTAAACCGATTTGGGAAGCTTTAAATGGAGAAGTCGACTATTTTGTTATTCAAGCGGTTATTTGTAAGAGTCAAATGACTTAACATCAATGGAAAAGCCTGCACTCAATTGTGCAGGCTTTTTCGATTGAATCAAATTCGTCCCACCGAATTTGCGCCCGGGTTTTTATCGATCTCGCTCGATAAAATACCTTTAAAACTCCGGGGCATCCGCCGGAGGCTTCCTTCATTCAGCTAGGTTGAACCCCCATTGAATCAGAAATCCCTTTTCTACACTCATCTCTCACTTACAGAGGGAGACTTGTGCTGAATGAAGTTATTGGTCACTTC is a genomic window of Niallia sp. XMNu-256 containing:
- the recQ gene encoding DNA helicase RecQ, giving the protein MITEAKTVLQEYFGYSDFRKGQEEIIGNIFNRKNTLGILPTGGGKSLCFQIPALQFPGTTIVISPLISLMKDQVDALTASDIPATFINSSINQAELNDRITRIRQGAFKLVYVAPERFDSDYFVDVLNSIDIPLIAFDEAHCISQWGHDFRPSYRSIVTSLQKINQNPVIVALTATATANVAQDIQTLLQIHSDDTFQTGFARENLSFHVMKGVNKRDFIVNYLRQHPKQSGIIYTSSRKETDGLYNFLSLQGFSAAKYHAGLREEERKDAQDQFVYDEKEIMIATNAFGMGIDKSNVRFVIHYNLPKNIEAYYQEAGRAGRDGEESECYLLFSKQDIQLQKFLIEESHLNYEKREQEYHKLNQMVRYCHTEECLQSYIIHYFDENSPEMTCRKCSNCLDHREKVDITREAQMIFSCCKRMGERFGATLIAQVLKGSNQKRIRELGFQELSTYGLLRTYREKDIVDMINYLLSEDYLLLTDGKYPVIKIAPKAVAVLKGEETVSMKKSVTPVIESNAQEENQDLFETLRLLRKQIAAEEGVPPFIIFSDTTLKEMSRYFPVDEASMLGIKGVGQAKFSKYGQAFIDKIKEFVETHQIQVAPIQISRDDDRDNSQPSHLISYEWYINGKTIEEIAKERKLSKITIQKHILRSAEEGHELNWDEIFNKDTEIKVLEILSEMETDKLKPIWEALNGEVDYFVIQAVICKSQMT